In Brevibacillus brevis NBRC 100599, a single genomic region encodes these proteins:
- a CDS encoding P1 family peptidase has protein sequence MGGEKRSSRKASTHSSVRKKASPKLTGRIVLPGNAPYHGRRGCFNSFPKVIVYAQKKQDIVNAVRWARHHHVPVRYRRPGHPYDKRVPNYKGAMVIDISEMHRREMVNKGSRRILTQPIGPSPDRLIGQKRSILEGGLTDVPGILVGHAEDESGRTGCTVILCPSGAVPGVDVRGGFPGTIQTDAIRPGTATDVVQGVLLTGGSNFGLAAASGVMNWLAQNGIGAPTEAGPLPTVPGAVIFDLIYAKGARRPDAEMGYIASEEANSGPVEEGSVGAGAGATVGKIYGTPMKGGVGTASWKIPGGPVVAALAVVNAVGDIWDQDHIIAGALRPNGTFVNQTRAILEGIPPGTSGSRNTTIAVVATTGRLTKAEAGRVATLAHDGMARAISPVHIQSDGDTVFCLATGTDTSGLTGDSAVTAIGTTAAVVLEEAIIRGVKAANSIRPRHGGK, from the coding sequence ATGGGAGGAGAAAAGCGATCAAGCCGCAAAGCAAGTACGCATAGTAGTGTTAGGAAAAAAGCATCCCCCAAGCTGACAGGGCGAATCGTTTTGCCAGGGAATGCGCCGTACCATGGCAGGCGAGGATGTTTCAACAGCTTTCCCAAGGTGATCGTCTATGCTCAGAAGAAACAGGACATCGTCAATGCTGTCCGTTGGGCACGCCACCATCATGTCCCTGTACGGTATAGGCGTCCCGGCCATCCATATGACAAAAGGGTGCCAAATTACAAGGGAGCTATGGTGATTGATATAAGTGAAATGCATCGGAGAGAGATGGTAAACAAGGGGAGTCGAAGGATCCTTACTCAACCAATTGGTCCAAGTCCTGACCGCCTGATCGGTCAAAAAAGAAGCATACTGGAGGGAGGACTTACAGACGTTCCCGGCATCCTTGTAGGACATGCAGAGGACGAAAGCGGACGAACCGGTTGCACAGTGATTTTGTGCCCCAGTGGGGCTGTCCCCGGCGTTGATGTAAGAGGAGGTTTTCCAGGAACGATACAAACGGATGCCATCCGACCAGGCACAGCAACGGATGTGGTACAGGGTGTCCTTCTTACGGGTGGCAGTAACTTCGGTCTGGCAGCAGCATCTGGAGTCATGAACTGGCTGGCCCAAAATGGAATTGGTGCGCCAACGGAGGCAGGACCTCTTCCAACTGTTCCCGGAGCAGTCATCTTTGATCTGATCTACGCGAAAGGCGCCCGTAGGCCCGATGCAGAGATGGGCTATATCGCCAGTGAAGAAGCGAATTCCGGGCCAGTTGAGGAAGGAAGTGTAGGAGCCGGCGCGGGTGCGACCGTCGGCAAGATCTATGGCACCCCGATGAAGGGCGGGGTAGGAACTGCCTCTTGGAAAATCCCCGGTGGGCCTGTTGTAGCGGCATTGGCGGTGGTAAACGCCGTTGGAGACATTTGGGATCAAGATCACATCATTGCTGGGGCGCTGCGGCCAAATGGTACGTTCGTGAACCAGACCCGGGCGATTCTTGAAGGGATACCCCCAGGAACCAGTGGGAGCAGGAACACGACCATTGCTGTGGTAGCGACCACAGGGCGGCTAACCAAGGCAGAGGCGGGCCGTGTAGCGACACTCGCCCATGATGGAATGGCAAGAGCCATCTCGCCCGTTCACATCCAATCCGACGGGGACACTGTCTTTTGCCTTGCTACTGGTACAGATACGAGCGGTTTGACAGGGGATAGCGCTGTGACGGCAATTGGCACTACAGCGGCCGTAGTATTAGAAGAGGCTATTATTAGAGGGGTTAAGGCAGCTAATAGTATACGTCCTCGGCATGGTGGAAAGTGA
- a CDS encoding adenine deaminase C-terminal domain-containing protein, with translation MRVRAISDRDYLNMIRVSRRQAPASLWIKGASVLNVYTKEWQEHHVAVAGERIAYVGEKEPLVDDQTVIIEAAGQYLVPGYMEPHAHPFQWYNPYTLADFALQTGTTGMVSDTLMLMQLPFSQTAAIMDSLAAHPVKQFFWGRLDPQTGKAHPSFTKENLARMLEHPRVIQGGELTNWGGVLQEDETLLFGLKHTRDLGKRMEGHHPGASYETLNIAAAAGITACHEAIHAADLLSRIRLGMYATLRHSSIRPDLPELVKGWLELGVPWSSRMMLTSDGSTPPMHRDGFMDSTLRVAMEAGMPPEEAYVMATLNPAVYYGLDAEIGGIAPGRIADILLLTAKDQPTPSIVIANGQRVAEKGTLLVPTVQPQWEEASLRLADPLKKQAHSDWFRLRPDADGKTPVLQMLNAVITRLSLEDMPVDQDGYVSLQHDPQLALIAIIDVTGGNRTMAVLHGFGEHLEGLASTYSASGDWIVIGRDPQAMAQALERIREIKGGVVLIDQGKIICECPLPLAGKFASAPMEEVISMGENLVNQLRSKGHVHLDPIYSLLFFTATHLPYARLTATGIVDVKSGQIVVPALPLP, from the coding sequence ATGCGCGTACGAGCCATATCAGATCGTGATTACTTGAACATGATTCGCGTGAGCAGACGTCAGGCACCGGCAAGCCTCTGGATAAAAGGCGCAAGCGTTCTGAATGTGTACACAAAAGAATGGCAAGAGCATCACGTCGCAGTGGCAGGAGAACGTATTGCTTATGTAGGAGAAAAAGAGCCGTTGGTCGATGACCAGACCGTGATCATAGAGGCGGCTGGACAATATCTCGTGCCGGGTTACATGGAGCCTCACGCGCATCCGTTTCAATGGTATAACCCTTATACGTTGGCTGACTTTGCTTTGCAAACGGGTACGACTGGTATGGTGTCGGACACGTTAATGCTCATGCAACTGCCTTTTTCGCAAACGGCAGCGATCATGGATTCTTTGGCAGCACATCCCGTGAAGCAATTTTTCTGGGGCAGACTCGATCCGCAGACAGGGAAAGCTCATCCGTCGTTCACGAAGGAAAATTTGGCGCGAATGCTGGAACATCCACGCGTGATCCAGGGCGGGGAGTTGACGAATTGGGGCGGTGTTTTACAAGAGGATGAGACGCTGCTTTTTGGTCTGAAGCATACGAGGGACTTGGGCAAAAGGATGGAGGGGCATCATCCGGGGGCGTCATACGAGACATTGAACATTGCCGCAGCAGCCGGCATAACAGCTTGTCATGAGGCTATCCATGCTGCTGATTTGCTCTCGCGCATCCGTTTAGGGATGTATGCGACACTGCGCCATTCCTCTATTCGCCCCGATCTACCTGAGCTGGTGAAGGGCTGGCTGGAGTTGGGGGTGCCGTGGTCTTCACGGATGATGCTGACATCGGATGGAAGCACGCCGCCGATGCATCGTGACGGGTTCATGGATAGTACGCTCCGTGTTGCTATGGAAGCGGGAATGCCGCCAGAAGAAGCGTATGTCATGGCGACGCTGAACCCGGCTGTCTATTATGGGCTGGACGCGGAGATCGGAGGAATTGCGCCGGGCCGAATCGCCGATATACTGCTGTTGACGGCAAAGGATCAACCGACTCCATCCATCGTGATTGCGAATGGACAACGGGTGGCAGAAAAAGGAACCCTGCTCGTTCCAACCGTTCAGCCACAATGGGAGGAAGCTTCGTTACGATTGGCAGATCCATTGAAAAAACAGGCACATTCTGATTGGTTCCGCCTGCGGCCAGATGCGGACGGCAAGACCCCTGTGCTACAAATGCTGAATGCCGTTATCACGCGGCTGTCGCTAGAGGACATGCCTGTTGATCAGGATGGGTACGTATCCTTGCAGCATGATCCGCAGTTGGCATTGATCGCCATTATTGATGTAACTGGAGGCAACCGAACAATGGCAGTGCTTCACGGCTTCGGTGAGCATCTCGAAGGGCTAGCCAGCACTTATTCAGCTTCTGGCGATTGGATCGTAATCGGACGCGATCCCCAAGCGATGGCGCAAGCACTGGAGCGTATTCGGGAAATAAAAGGTGGAGTCGTCCTAATCGATCAAGGAAAAATCATTTGCGAATGCCCATTGCCTCTTGCTGGAAAATTCGCGTCGGCACCGATGGAGGAAGTGATCAGCATGGGTGAAAATTTGGTAAATCAGCTCCGTTCCAAAGGACATGTCCATCTCGATCCGATTTATTCGCTTTTGTTTTTTACGGCTACCCACTTGCCATATGCACGTCTAACGGCAACAGGCATTGTCGACGTGAAGAGTGGGCAAATCGTCGTTCCGGCACTTCCTCTACCTTGA
- a CDS encoding branched-chain amino acid ABC transporter substrate-binding protein, with protein MKKRSYVGVLSAVLAASMALTGCAGNSSGGSNASGGQSQPAPGNSGGGTTEGGLIKIATQSPLSGSNSAIGDAIKTGAGYALEKRKEEFKALGFDLQLFPQDDQGDPKIGVSNAEMLISDPDVYGVVGHYNTGVAIPSSVKYDEGKLVMVSPANTGVKLTEEGKKTVHRICARDDAQGPKAALYAKTTLGVKTAYIIHDKTAYGQGLSDQVKMQFEKDGVQILGFEGITQGEKDYSAVLNQVTVKNPDIIFFGGLYPEGGILIKQAREKGFKGYFMGGDGLDSSDMIKIAGNAVEGVVFTSVAGDVTQTEEGKKWAEEYKKATNKPLETYSVYGFDSMNVILNGVLEAAKANGGKKPTREQVLDAVHKTKDFQGQFTKVTFDEKGDNTNADVFIYKFAKDKSIFVGKAE; from the coding sequence ATGAAAAAGCGTTCTTATGTGGGGGTTTTATCTGCGGTATTGGCTGCGAGTATGGCATTAACAGGTTGCGCAGGCAATTCAAGCGGAGGAAGTAACGCAAGCGGCGGGCAAAGTCAGCCAGCTCCGGGCAACAGTGGTGGAGGAACAACCGAGGGTGGTCTCATCAAAATTGCCACACAATCTCCTCTGTCCGGGAGCAATTCTGCTATCGGAGATGCGATTAAGACAGGGGCTGGTTACGCTCTCGAAAAGCGCAAGGAAGAATTTAAAGCACTTGGATTTGATCTCCAGCTTTTCCCTCAGGATGATCAAGGCGACCCGAAAATTGGGGTATCAAATGCGGAGATGCTCATCTCTGATCCCGATGTGTACGGTGTAGTCGGGCATTATAACACAGGGGTTGCCATTCCATCGTCTGTAAAGTACGACGAAGGCAAGCTGGTCATGGTATCCCCGGCAAATACAGGGGTGAAGCTCACGGAGGAAGGCAAGAAAACCGTCCATCGAATCTGTGCTCGCGATGACGCACAAGGACCAAAGGCTGCTCTTTATGCGAAAACTACACTTGGTGTAAAAACGGCCTATATTATCCATGATAAGACAGCATACGGCCAAGGTCTGAGCGATCAAGTGAAGATGCAATTCGAAAAGGACGGGGTCCAAATCCTTGGCTTCGAGGGAATCACCCAGGGCGAAAAGGACTACAGCGCGGTACTTAACCAGGTAACGGTGAAAAACCCGGACATCATCTTTTTCGGGGGCCTGTATCCAGAAGGTGGAATTTTGATCAAGCAAGCTCGTGAAAAAGGATTTAAGGGTTATTTTATGGGTGGCGACGGCTTGGATTCTTCTGATATGATAAAAATAGCCGGTAATGCCGTCGAAGGGGTAGTCTTTACGTCAGTAGCAGGGGACGTAACGCAAACCGAAGAGGGCAAAAAATGGGCTGAAGAGTACAAGAAAGCCACAAACAAGCCTCTGGAAACCTATTCCGTCTATGGTTTCGACTCCATGAACGTCATCCTTAATGGTGTCTTGGAAGCTGCCAAAGCGAACGGAGGCAAAAAACCAACCCGCGAGCAAGTCCTCGATGCAGTCCACAAAACCAAAGATTTTCAGGGTCAATTTACCAAGGTTACCTTTGATGAAAAAGGTGACAACACAAATGCAGACGTATTCATTTACAAGTTTGCCAAGGACAAATCTATTTTCGTAGGCAAGGCCGAGTAA
- a CDS encoding branched-chain amino acid ABC transporter permease produces MANLAWKSFKGIPLVFTLIWIVGFSSALYLMDKSVIAFLGILSSIVLVYYTNTTKSIKMAIGAIVLLLIIPLVAGENRYYMEVASQVGIYVAMALGLNIVVGFAGLLDLGYVAFFAAGAYAYAIFSTSQANEFIAGNLFPLSGEWFWPFLIVGLIVAAVFGILLGLPVLRVKGDYLAIVTLGFGEIIRIVFNNLDKPINITNGPQGITPIPSPELFGIKMGTPFYFYFIVLFVIAFIVLANIRFEHSRLGRAWIAVREDELAAQSMGISLLNTKLAAFALGASFAGVVGVIFAAKQTFIDPTSFTLMESIGILVMVILGGSGSIPGVVLGAAFVTILQVQLLKEFSNFLHSLQNSGIISLPNQLDPSKFQRLIFGIMLILVALYRPNGLIPAKRKKNDLDAIKKSEFGKEKLGILGRLSQLTSGKQS; encoded by the coding sequence ATGGCAAATCTCGCTTGGAAATCGTTCAAAGGCATTCCGCTCGTATTCACGTTGATCTGGATTGTAGGCTTTTCTTCCGCATTGTACCTGATGGATAAATCAGTGATCGCGTTTCTCGGCATTCTTTCATCCATTGTGCTTGTCTATTACACGAATACCACCAAGTCGATCAAAATGGCGATTGGCGCTATTGTTCTCCTCCTGATCATTCCATTGGTAGCCGGCGAAAACCGTTACTACATGGAGGTAGCCTCACAGGTAGGCATTTACGTAGCGATGGCTTTGGGCTTGAATATCGTAGTAGGCTTTGCTGGTTTGCTTGACTTGGGTTATGTCGCGTTTTTTGCTGCTGGGGCGTATGCGTACGCGATTTTCTCGACCTCGCAAGCGAATGAGTTTATTGCAGGGAATCTGTTCCCGCTCTCCGGTGAGTGGTTTTGGCCATTTCTCATAGTCGGCTTGATTGTGGCTGCTGTTTTCGGAATATTGCTAGGATTGCCAGTTCTCAGAGTAAAAGGCGATTATCTCGCGATCGTGACCTTGGGCTTCGGTGAAATCATTCGCATTGTCTTCAACAACCTGGACAAGCCCATCAACATCACCAACGGTCCGCAGGGAATCACGCCGATTCCGTCTCCTGAGCTGTTTGGGATCAAAATGGGGACGCCGTTTTACTTTTACTTCATCGTATTGTTTGTGATTGCCTTTATCGTATTGGCGAATATACGCTTTGAGCATTCCCGTTTGGGACGTGCATGGATTGCGGTACGTGAGGATGAGCTGGCTGCCCAGTCGATGGGGATTTCCTTGTTGAATACCAAGCTGGCTGCATTTGCATTGGGTGCTTCCTTCGCAGGTGTCGTGGGAGTTATCTTTGCGGCCAAGCAGACGTTTATCGATCCGACTTCCTTTACGCTGATGGAATCCATCGGGATATTGGTGATGGTTATTCTGGGGGGTAGCGGTAGCATTCCAGGCGTTGTGCTTGGAGCCGCATTTGTGACAATCTTGCAGGTACAGCTGTTAAAAGAATTCTCCAACTTCCTGCACAGTCTGCAAAACTCGGGGATCATCAGTTTGCCGAACCAGCTGGACCCATCCAAGTTCCAGCGCCTCATTTTCGGAATCATGCTCATTCTCGTAGCCTTGTATCGCCCTAACGGATTGATTCCGGCCAAACGGAAGAAAAACGATCTCGATGCAATCAAAAAGAGCGAGTTTGGCAAAGAAAAGCTGGGGATTCTCGGCAGACTGTCCCAATTGACTTCTGGAAAACAGTCATAG
- a CDS encoding PLP-dependent aminotransferase family protein gives MLDISPRFVEGSEPLYLQLYRYFCTEIQGRRLISGTRLPSVRALSGFLQVSKTTVESAYHQLMAEGYIESRERSGFYVVDVDWDGPVPVPTGKGQQPAKTAYVQITPSTPSAVPIQYDFHQARVDAEHFPFDRWRKYTNQCMQEENKHVLYYGDRQGEPQLREELARYLGRARGVQATPEQIVIGAGTQVIISLLGFLFGTRGQAVAMEEPGYHGVRTVFSHLGYDVRPIRLTEDGIDVEALSESGARLVYITPSHQDPSGIVMPYAKRLKLLHWANQTGSYIIEDDYDGEFRYHGKPIPSLQGLDTQGRVIYLGTFSKALLPSIRMSYMVLPQALLAVFQEKLADFDQSASRIHQETLALFMKNGDWERHIRKMRTLYRKKHGVLLQCLQEQLGAYIRIKGQDAGLSVTVEVKSESTPQQLTQFAAASGVRVYPTAHKWIHPQENGLPAFQFGFGGQTIKEIEDGIRLLKRAWEPYLHKDMGQVF, from the coding sequence TTGCTAGATATTAGTCCCCGCTTTGTAGAAGGGAGCGAGCCTCTCTATCTACAGCTTTATCGCTATTTTTGTACAGAAATCCAAGGGAGGCGCTTAATCTCTGGGACGCGTCTGCCTTCTGTTCGGGCCTTGAGCGGATTTTTGCAAGTGAGTAAAACGACTGTCGAGAGTGCCTATCACCAGCTCATGGCAGAAGGCTACATCGAGAGTCGGGAGCGCAGCGGATTTTATGTGGTCGATGTGGATTGGGATGGGCCAGTGCCTGTGCCTACAGGGAAAGGGCAGCAACCAGCTAAAACGGCTTACGTCCAAATAACTCCATCTACACCCTCAGCAGTTCCGATCCAATATGATTTTCACCAAGCGCGCGTAGATGCCGAGCATTTTCCTTTTGACCGTTGGCGCAAGTACACCAACCAATGCATGCAGGAAGAGAACAAGCACGTGCTCTACTACGGCGACCGACAAGGAGAGCCGCAGCTGCGGGAGGAGCTCGCACGCTATCTCGGACGAGCTCGGGGTGTGCAAGCTACGCCGGAACAAATTGTGATCGGTGCGGGGACGCAGGTGATCATCAGCTTATTGGGGTTCCTATTCGGGACACGGGGACAGGCTGTAGCGATGGAGGAGCCGGGCTATCACGGTGTTCGTACCGTATTTTCCCATTTGGGCTATGATGTGCGCCCGATCAGACTGACAGAGGATGGGATTGATGTGGAAGCGCTCAGTGAGAGTGGAGCGCGGCTGGTTTATATCACCCCCTCTCATCAGGACCCTTCCGGAATAGTCATGCCGTATGCCAAACGGCTAAAGCTGCTCCACTGGGCGAATCAGACGGGAAGCTACATCATAGAGGACGACTACGATGGGGAGTTTCGCTATCATGGCAAGCCAATTCCTTCCCTTCAGGGGCTAGATACGCAAGGACGCGTTATCTATTTGGGGACGTTTTCCAAGGCGTTGCTGCCGTCGATTCGGATGAGCTATATGGTTTTGCCGCAAGCGTTATTGGCGGTGTTTCAAGAGAAATTGGCGGATTTTGACCAGTCGGCATCGCGTATTCATCAGGAGACGCTGGCCCTGTTCATGAAAAATGGCGATTGGGAGCGGCATATTCGCAAGATGCGGACGCTTTACCGCAAAAAGCATGGGGTGTTGCTTCAGTGCTTGCAGGAACAGCTGGGGGCGTACATCCGGATCAAGGGTCAGGATGCCGGACTGTCTGTGACGGTAGAAGTGAAAAGTGAGAGTACTCCGCAACAGTTGACCCAATTTGCGGCTGCATCAGGTGTACGTGTTTATCCAACCGCACATAAATGGATTCATCCACAGGAAAATGGACTGCCGGCTTTCCAGTTCGGCTTTGGGGGGCAGACCATCAAGGAGATTGAGGATGGCATTCGTCTGTTGAAACGTGCATGGGAGCCTTATTTGCACAAAGATATGGGCCAGGTATTTTAA
- a CDS encoding EYxxD motif small membrane protein, with amino-acid sequence MLVGSQMYEWMSHNFFVIATIIGVIGVMGYYFFRTSRKRGRYRQ; translated from the coding sequence ATGCTTGTCGGCTCCCAGATGTATGAATGGATGTCCCATAACTTCTTTGTTATTGCCACGATCATTGGCGTCATCGGCGTAATGGGCTATTACTTCTTTCGCACCTCGCGAAAGAGAGGGAGATATCGTCAGTAA
- a CDS encoding YgaP family membrane protein, with amino-acid sequence MHKNVGRTDAMIRITGGLLGLAYGIGKMSRRPSKTPWLLMAFSAMKVAEGATRFCPMYAAMGINTKKGNGMQGMMDQLKKKGVQMAVNQFTRSMNIAPIKDSNTSQDDESNTPATTNKANIQYSTSPQLSKNQEKHSINIQQNTKLTPEDQLLEKAAREIISFRSQENNNSSTRYPTYT; translated from the coding sequence ATGCATAAAAACGTAGGTAGAACTGATGCCATGATTCGTATAACTGGCGGTCTGTTGGGCTTGGCGTACGGCATCGGAAAAATGAGTCGTCGCCCATCCAAAACTCCATGGCTGCTCATGGCTTTTTCAGCTATGAAAGTAGCAGAAGGAGCTACTCGCTTTTGTCCGATGTACGCAGCGATGGGCATCAATACGAAAAAAGGGAATGGCATGCAAGGCATGATGGATCAGCTCAAGAAAAAAGGCGTGCAGATGGCAGTCAACCAGTTTACCCGCTCCATGAATATCGCGCCCATTAAAGACTCGAACACCAGCCAAGATGATGAGAGCAACACGCCAGCGACAACGAATAAGGCAAACATACAGTATTCCACAAGCCCACAATTATCGAAGAACCAGGAAAAACACTCCATCAACATTCAGCAAAACACGAAGCTTACTCCCGAGGATCAACTTCTCGAAAAAGCGGCAAGAGAGATCATTTCATTTCGCTCTCAAGAAAATAACAACAGCAGCACTCGTTACCCCACGTACACATAA
- a CDS encoding branched-chain amino acid ABC transporter permease has product MLAPFLRENTSSQRSECRKFVQVYKGNEGWESMINILPQVLVDGLTLGFMYAVVALGYTMVYGILEIINFAHGDIFMVGAFIGTEVLLISDALGALEGMNPFVALFITLIIAMVLTGALGVGIERIAYRPLRGAPRLVPLISAIGVSFLLQDLVRFTEALARNEFYLNSPALFTGSIPLGSIATIPTKGLIVIVIAIIMMIALTLFVNKTKWGIAMRAVAQDQSTASLMTINVNKVIMLTFLIGSSLGGATGVLFAQNYGTIDPYIGFILGLKAFTAAVLGGIGNLRGAMIGGVLLGLLESLSGAFMGPLTNGAFGAEYKDVFAFSILILVLLFKPEGLFGEAVKEKV; this is encoded by the coding sequence GTGTTGGCCCCTTTTTTACGAGAAAACACGTCCAGTCAACGAAGTGAATGCAGAAAATTTGTACAAGTCTACAAGGGAAATGAGGGATGGGAAAGCATGATCAATATTTTGCCTCAGGTGTTGGTTGACGGATTGACACTTGGATTTATGTACGCAGTCGTGGCTTTAGGCTACACAATGGTTTACGGGATTTTGGAAATTATCAACTTTGCCCATGGAGACATTTTCATGGTCGGAGCCTTTATCGGTACAGAGGTATTGTTGATCTCTGATGCGCTAGGGGCACTTGAAGGTATGAATCCATTTGTCGCACTTTTCATAACACTCATAATTGCCATGGTATTAACTGGTGCCTTGGGGGTAGGAATTGAGAGGATTGCCTATCGACCATTGCGTGGAGCACCTCGTCTTGTGCCGTTGATTTCGGCGATAGGTGTATCGTTTTTGCTGCAAGACCTCGTACGTTTTACAGAAGCACTGGCTCGCAATGAGTTTTATCTAAACAGTCCCGCTCTTTTTACGGGCTCGATTCCATTAGGAAGTATCGCTACGATTCCAACAAAAGGTTTGATCGTAATTGTAATTGCGATCATCATGATGATTGCCTTGACGTTGTTTGTGAATAAAACAAAGTGGGGAATCGCCATGCGCGCCGTCGCACAGGACCAGAGTACGGCTTCGCTGATGACCATAAATGTAAACAAAGTAATCATGCTTACGTTCTTGATTGGCTCCAGCCTGGGTGGCGCGACAGGCGTTCTGTTTGCGCAAAACTACGGGACGATCGATCCTTATATCGGTTTTATTCTCGGTCTAAAAGCATTTACAGCTGCCGTACTCGGCGGGATTGGGAACCTGCGTGGTGCGATGATCGGTGGCGTACTCCTCGGTCTTCTGGAATCCTTGTCCGGAGCCTTTATGGGGCCGTTGACCAACGGAGCCTTTGGTGCAGAGTACAAAGACGTATTCGCGTTCAGTATTTTAATTCTCGTGCTTCTCTTCAAGCCAGAAGGACTGTTTGGCGAAGCTGTAAAAGAGAAAGTGTAG
- a CDS encoding ABC transporter ATP-binding protein: MALLELTNVHTYYGGIHALKGLSITVNEGEVVTLIGSNGAGKSTTLKTICAQTRAKEGKVIFNGKDITQMRTHDIALAGIAHVPEGRRIFPKLTVRENLEMGAFSVSDKKVIEEGIERAFAYFPRLKERVSQKGGTMSGGEQQMLAIARGLMMKPKILMLDEPSMGLAPILVEQIFDIVTELNKEGMTILLVEQNANQALSVAHRGYVIQTGEIILQDDAQTLLMNPQVREAYLA; encoded by the coding sequence ATGGCATTGCTAGAGCTGACTAACGTTCATACGTATTACGGCGGCATCCACGCATTAAAAGGATTGAGCATAACGGTAAACGAAGGCGAAGTGGTGACGCTGATCGGTTCCAACGGGGCAGGTAAATCGACCACGCTGAAAACGATCTGTGCACAGACCCGTGCCAAAGAAGGAAAAGTCATCTTTAATGGCAAGGACATTACGCAGATGCGTACACATGATATTGCCTTAGCAGGAATCGCCCACGTTCCGGAAGGCCGCCGTATTTTTCCAAAGCTGACCGTACGCGAAAATTTGGAGATGGGTGCCTTCAGTGTATCCGACAAAAAGGTGATTGAAGAAGGCATCGAGCGTGCCTTTGCTTACTTTCCGCGACTGAAGGAACGGGTTAGTCAAAAAGGCGGTACGATGTCCGGTGGCGAGCAGCAAATGCTGGCGATTGCTCGTGGACTCATGATGAAGCCAAAAATTCTCATGCTAGATGAACCGTCGATGGGATTGGCGCCGATTCTGGTGGAGCAGATTTTTGACATCGTTACGGAGCTGAACAAGGAAGGCATGACGATTCTCTTGGTCGAGCAAAATGCGAATCAGGCGTTGTCTGTCGCCCATCGCGGTTATGTGATTCAGACAGGCGAAATTATTTTGCAAGACGATGCCCAGACATTATTGATGAATCCGCAGGTAAGAGAGGCGTATTTGGCGTAA
- a CDS encoding ABC transporter ATP-binding protein: MALLEAKNLTKRFGGLVANQDVSIDIEKGTITAVIGPNGAGKTTFFNMITGFYEPDEGEILLNGKSIKKLRPDQIASRGITRTFQNIRLFKEMTALENVMVGVHSRLSAGILGILFNSKRVRQEEERTRVEAYQLMEYVGISHIANEAAGSLPYGLQRRLEIARAMATNPQIILLDEPAAGMNPRETVEMTDFIRRLKKELDLTIILIEHDMKLVMGLSEYIHVLDYGRKIAEGTPEQIRNNPNVIEAYLGKSASDVS, translated from the coding sequence ATGGCATTGTTAGAGGCAAAAAATTTGACGAAGCGCTTTGGTGGCTTGGTAGCCAATCAAGACGTCTCGATTGACATCGAAAAAGGAACCATTACGGCGGTAATCGGGCCGAATGGAGCCGGAAAAACGACTTTTTTCAATATGATTACCGGATTTTACGAGCCAGACGAGGGAGAAATTCTGCTGAATGGCAAAAGCATCAAGAAGCTTCGTCCCGATCAGATCGCGAGTCGCGGTATCACCCGTACCTTTCAAAACATTCGTCTGTTCAAAGAAATGACGGCTTTGGAAAATGTCATGGTGGGTGTGCATAGCCGCTTATCGGCTGGAATTCTTGGAATCTTGTTCAACTCCAAACGTGTACGCCAGGAGGAAGAGCGGACGCGCGTCGAGGCTTATCAGCTCATGGAGTATGTCGGGATCTCGCATATTGCCAATGAAGCGGCAGGGAGTCTGCCTTACGGGTTGCAACGACGCTTGGAAATCGCCCGGGCGATGGCGACCAATCCGCAAATTATTTTGCTCGATGAACCAGCGGCAGGGATGAACCCTCGCGAAACGGTCGAGATGACGGATTTTATTCGTCGGCTGAAAAAAGAGCTGGATTTGACGATTATCTTGATTGAGCATGACATGAAGCTGGTCATGGGACTTAGCGAATACATTCACGTGTTGGATTACGGGAGAAAAATTGCAGAAGGAACACCTGAACAAATCCGAAACAACCCTAACGTCATTGAGGCCTATCTCGGAAAAAGTGCGTCGGACGTGTCGTAG